The Mercenaria mercenaria strain notata chromosome 8, MADL_Memer_1, whole genome shotgun sequence genome has a segment encoding these proteins:
- the LOC128559153 gene encoding trichohyalin-like has product MSGAKLELIHFQDTDTPFYTTVRVKHLERVDKEIRQKSKDINKDFESDSSETEEEFTELEQVASDHNSSIERKERSDKTRKYTSSSKENLRLKESEITQTRRAERQDSSDSEYSDLDKSTEIQANARQTFSEERMKERKGSVLNMKDEVSFRNENPLSSDSLEDKESERELESEQSESDASEDACTTVDQIYDADYIKIPRHNSAEIDTEENKDVNFQNEMKWLDEKWQQYQCENAELKSSIDKLRNTETEKENVKRDRNKHLKYTAAEDMLKEKIKQLKIREKRVNEAIQENRMLKQKQAEELDNLKQRQAEAKREREKRKLEKDKLTKLKDKEMLLKQRIKEKETRLLNEERTHAEMNENKEDTRKASKSEKTESTKAKLHKPNIPSLTETTFEEWKIEVEIILKSGLYEENILRQAIINSLCGHIRKILLTMSPDATIQQIISKLEGIYGNIRSAESVLSEFYMSKQRKEENVSEWGLRLESILQRAIEKGHIKEEQREDMLKARFWRHLYSEDLKNATRLSSKSSEELRRKVRIEENEMLMTRIQEVKIEDKISLNQHKSEDDSDIVMKAVLGRMKRLEEELLRVQEKSREEKESTSDDIYRRHDIEQERSRWDRRDRYDRYDRGHYRNRYRDYEYGDRRNYKRDYRERYDTDRSNRDYRRRYDDLDLRKEDDRYPRYRREDIERGYRGDRKIMIDTDMTEKEITM; this is encoded by the exons ATGTCGGGAGCTAAG tTGGAACTTATACATTTCCAGGATACTGATACACCATTTTATACAACTGTACGTGTTAAACATCT AGAAAGGGTAGATAAGGAGATAAGACAGAAGTCTAAAGATATTAACAAAGATTTTGAAAGTGATTCAAGTGAAACAGAGGAAGAGTTTACAGAATTAGAACAAGTTGCTAGTGATCATAATAGTAgtatagaaagaaaagaaagaagtGATAAAACGAGAAAGTATACAAGTTCAAGTAAGGAGAACCTAAGATTGAAAGAAAGTGAAATTACACAAACCAGGAGAGCTGAACGTCAAGATAGTTCAGATAGTGAATATTCAGATTTAGATAAATCAACGGAAATACAGGCAAATGCTAGACAGACATTTAGTGAAGAAAGAATGAAGGAAAGGAAAGGTTCAGTTCTGAATATGAAAGATGAAGTGAGCTTCAGGAATGAAAACCCACTATCAAGTGATAGTCTAGAAGATAAAGAAAGTGAAAGAGAATTAGAGTCAGAACAATCTGAAAGTGATGCCTCGGAAGATGCATGCACAACAGTGGATCAAATATATGATGCAGATTATATTAAAATTCCGAGACATAATAGTGCAGAGATAGACACTGAAGAAAACAAAGATGTGAATTTTCAGAATGAAATGAAATGGCTTGATGAAAAATGGCAGCAATATCAATGTGAAAATGCTGAATTGAAATCTAGTATAGATAAACTTAGAAATACAGAGACagagaaagaaaatgtaaaacgagatagaaacaaacatttaaagTATACAGCTGCAGAAGATATgttgaaagagaaaataaaacagttaaaaattagAGAAAAGAGGGTAAATGAGGCTATCCAAGAAAATAGAATGCTTAAACAAAAACAAGCTGAAGAAttagacaatttaaaacaaaggcaGGCAGAAGCCAAACGGGAAAGAGAGAAACGAAAACTAGAGAAAGATAAACTGACGAAACTGAAGGACAAAGAAATGTTGTTAAAGCAACGAATCAAGGAAAAAGAAACACGATTACTAAATGAAGAAAGAACTCATGCTGAAATGAATGAGAACAAAGAAGATACTAGAAAGGCGAGCAAAAGTGAGAAAACTGAAAGTACGAAAGCAAAGTTACACAAGCCCAATATCCCATCATTAACTGAAACTACATTCGAAGAATGGAAAATAGAGGTTGAGATTATTCTTAAGTCGGGACTATATGAGGAAAATATTCTCCGACAAGCAATTATAAATTCGTTATGTGGACACatcagaaaaatattgttgacaaTGAGTCCTGATGCAACAATACAGCAAATTATAAGCAAGTTAGAAGGTATATATGGAAACATCAGATCGGCTGAATCAGTTTTATCTGAATTTTATATGTCAAAACAAAGAAAGGAGGAAAATGTGTCAGAATGGGGTCTACGATTAGAAAGTATATTACAGAGAGCAATAGAAAAAGGTCATATAAAAGAAGAACAAAGAGAAGATATGTTAAAAGCAAGATTCTGGAGGCATTTGTACAGTGAGGACCTGAAAAACGCTACAAGACTAAGCTCAAAGTCTTCTGAAGAGTTGCGAAGAAAAGTACGTATAGAAGAAAACGAGATGTTGATGACGAGAATACAAGAAGTAAAAATAGAAGATAAAATATCACTAAATCAGCATAAAAGTGAAGACGACAGTGATATTGTCATGAAAGCAGTGTTAGGAAGGATGAAAAGGCTAGAAGAAGAACTTCTTCGAGTTCAAGAAAAGTCTAGAGAAGAGAAAGAAAGTACAAGTGATGACATATATAGACGTCATGATATAGAGCAAGAAAGGAGCAGATGGGATAGAAGAGATAGATATGATAGATATGATAGAGGTCATTACAGAAATAGATACAGAGATTATGAATATGGGgacagaagaaattacaaaagagaTTATCGAGAAAGATACGACACAGATAGATCAAACAGAGATTACCGTAGACGATATGATGATTTAGATTTGAGAAAAGAGGACGATAGGTATCCAAGATACAGAAGAGAGGATATTGAAAGAGGATACAGGGGAGACAGAAAAATAATGATAGATACTGATATGACAGAGAAAGAAATTACGATGTAA
- the LOC128559152 gene encoding uncharacterized protein LOC128559152 codes for MRSTESQKTEENINSLKGMIEKVQMQNRENKIRPKENTAKQEHKQVQSNSKTEAAGRTNTPNKPLNRTANGQSVPYLGNIEARVSVPFLKDNSFDLPILVVPNTSNNSNIPVIIGTNFFRLCRLETSNEAIPEEWDKAFRSLVNDSVGIVKSTQRINLKPFETRTVTGFVRKSSPIESVVTEPCDDQHCSSRVDACPRVVTLNKPGNSARVPVRIFNLSAKAISLPPKSNLCQLQEVKVLRSAPMFDEENQDKTATVNQQNIDDTNQEKEDITKRFSISLDNSMLKEEQKAKVKNMFNKWEHIFSTGATDLGETDFLEHEIHLTDYTPFKQPYRNIAPGLMQEIKEHIHEMLACGAIRQSNSPFSSNVVIVLKKDGQIRFCIDFRTINNRTIKDTYAIPRIENILHLLSGSKYFSKLDLKAGYWYQ; via the exons ATGAGAAGTACAGAGAGTCAGAAAACAGAAGAGAATATAAATAGTTTGAAAGGAATGATAGAGAAGGTTCAGATGCAGAACAGAGAAAACAAGATAAGGCCAAAGGAAAATACAGCAAAACAAGAACACAAACAAGTACAATCAAATTCCAAGACAGAGGCAGCAGGTAGAACAAACACACCAAATAAGCCTTTAAACCG TACTGCAAATGGTCAGAGTGTTCCATATCTTGGAAATATTGAAGCTAGGGTATCTGTGCCATTTCTAAAGGACAATTCTTTTGATCTTCCAATTCTAGTGGTGCCAAATACCAGTAATAATTCTAACATTCCGGTGATTATTGGAACGAATTTCTTTCGGCTCTGCCGTCTTGAAACATCTAATGAGGCGATACCTGAAGAATGGGATAAAGCATTTAGAAGTTTGGTAAATGATTCGGTAGGAATTGTCAAGTCTACACAAAGGATCAATTTAAAACCGTTTGAGACTAGAACTGTAACCGGTTTCGTCAGAAAATCTTCACCTATTGAAAGTGTTGTGACAGAACCCTGTGATGATCAGCATTGTTCTAGCAGAGTGGACGCCTGTCCAAGAGTTGTAACTCTCAACAAACCTGGTAATAGTGCAAGAGTTCCTGTCAGAATATTCAATCTTTCTGCTAAAGCTATATCGCTACCACCAAAGTCAAATCTTTGCCAATTACAGGAAGTTAAAGTTTTAAGATCAGCACCAATGTTCGATGAAGAAAATCAAGACAAAACTGCTACAGTAAACCAACAAAACATTGATGACACTAACCAAGAGAAGGAAGATATAACAAAGAGATTTAGTATTTCGCTAGACAACAGCATGCTAAAGGAAGAGCAGAAGGCAAAAGTCAAGAACATGTTCAACAAGTGGGAACATATATTCTCTACAGGAGCAACTGATTTAGGAGAAACAGATTTTTTAGAACATGAAATACACCTGACTGATTACACACCATTCAAACAACCATATAGAAATATAGCTCCAGGATTAATGCAGGAAATCAAAGAACATATACATGAAATGCTTGCATGTGGTGCGATAAGACAATCCAACAGCCCGTTCTCATCAAACGTCGTTATTGTCTTGAAAAAGGACGGTCAGATTAGATTCTGTATAGATTTTAGAACCATCAACAATCGAACGATAAAAGATACTTATGCCATTCCAAGAATCGAAAATATTCTACATCTTTTATCCGGCTCAAAGTATTTTTCGAAATTAGATTTAAAAGCAGGTTATTGGTACCAGTAA